The following proteins come from a genomic window of Mariniflexile sp. TRM1-10:
- a CDS encoding glycoside hydrolase family 31 protein, whose protein sequence is MKQTNHQFFDFLDFNTDLSLEEGITRLWKACNPIDISQNGLGVMLTVPFQCQLLSNEITPDTSISRKNYQVFLRAFGEKILRVSIGFDKEILESSPMLHMADDMKEMTLKIEKSSEEWVVKDNNGVLRAVFDFSKPEIDYWSDLLPEPEESMKATFYPDGEKAITVSAYDQFFPGRMDAMCLSFIEKQGRPSKVSISFHAKPDEKFVGTGERFSKMDLSGNTFQLKNQDGQGVNNKRTYKNIPFYLSSEMYGMFLHTSTYCKFSMADFSTRSVQLLVEEPVLDMFLIGEDSPDKIIYEYKRLTGFPSVPPLWSYGVWMSKMTYFSEDEVNEICDRLRTEDFPCDVIHLDTGWFKTDWLCEWKFNSERFPDPPRFVSNLKKNGYRVSLWQMPYISEEAEQYEEAKANNYIGALNGDTVQGSSNFSNLDYAGTIDFTYPKAVEWYKDLLRELLDMGVACIKTDFGEEIHLDANYHNMTPESLNNLYALLYQKAAFEVTKEVTGDGIVWARAGWSGCQRYPIHWGGDAAASWDGMAGSLKGGLHLGLSGFGFWSHDVPGFHGVPNFMNSVIPDDLYVRWTQFGVFTSHIRYHGTSKREPYYYPNIASTIRKWWKLRYALLPYILQESEKTTSTGFPVLRALLMHHPEDKMCWHIDDQYYFGDDFLVAPVMNSENKRDVYLPQGSWVNFFTGEKIEGNKWLKNIEIPMEDMPVWVKEAAVIPVYPEAVNCTDDMDLNKSVNIKIDANFKGIWKHLGFI, encoded by the coding sequence ATGAAACAAACTAACCATCAATTTTTCGACTTTCTAGACTTCAATACCGACTTGTCTTTAGAAGAAGGTATTACTAGACTTTGGAAAGCCTGTAACCCAATTGATATTTCTCAAAATGGACTGGGCGTGATGTTAACAGTGCCATTTCAATGCCAACTGTTATCAAATGAAATAACGCCAGATACATCTATTTCGAGAAAAAACTATCAAGTCTTTTTACGTGCTTTTGGCGAAAAAATATTAAGAGTTAGTATTGGTTTTGATAAAGAAATTTTAGAATCATCACCCATGTTACATATGGCAGATGATATGAAAGAAATGACTTTGAAGATTGAAAAGTCATCAGAAGAATGGGTAGTTAAAGATAACAATGGTGTTTTACGTGCGGTTTTCGATTTTTCAAAACCAGAAATAGACTATTGGAGCGATTTGTTGCCAGAACCCGAAGAATCCATGAAAGCTACGTTTTATCCAGACGGTGAAAAAGCTATAACAGTTAGTGCTTACGACCAATTTTTTCCAGGGCGAATGGATGCCATGTGTTTGTCGTTTATAGAAAAACAAGGACGGCCAAGTAAGGTATCTATATCGTTTCATGCAAAACCCGACGAAAAATTTGTAGGCACTGGTGAGCGTTTCAGTAAAATGGATTTGTCGGGAAATACTTTTCAGTTAAAAAACCAAGACGGACAAGGAGTAAACAATAAAAGAACTTATAAGAACATTCCGTTTTATCTGTCTAGCGAAATGTACGGGATGTTTTTACACACATCAACCTATTGTAAATTTTCAATGGCCGATTTTTCAACAAGATCCGTGCAATTGCTAGTGGAAGAACCTGTTTTAGACATGTTTTTAATTGGTGAAGATTCACCTGATAAAATCATATATGAATATAAACGACTTACGGGGTTTCCTAGCGTGCCACCACTTTGGAGTTATGGTGTTTGGATGAGTAAAATGACTTATTTTTCTGAAGATGAAGTTAATGAAATTTGCGATAGGTTAAGAACAGAAGATTTTCCCTGTGATGTGATTCATTTAGATACGGGTTGGTTTAAAACCGATTGGCTTTGCGAATGGAAATTTAATTCTGAACGTTTTCCGGATCCTCCACGGTTTGTGTCTAATTTAAAGAAAAACGGTTACCGAGTAAGCTTATGGCAAATGCCTTATATTTCGGAAGAAGCAGAGCAATACGAAGAAGCTAAAGCTAATAATTATATTGGTGCTTTAAATGGTGATACCGTACAGGGAAGTTCCAATTTTAGTAATTTAGACTATGCTGGAACCATCGATTTTACCTATCCCAAAGCAGTAGAATGGTATAAGGATTTATTGCGAGAACTTTTGGATATGGGAGTTGCTTGTATAAAAACCGATTTTGGAGAGGAAATCCATTTGGATGCCAATTACCATAATATGACTCCAGAGTCGCTTAATAATTTATATGCCTTGCTGTACCAAAAAGCAGCCTTTGAAGTAACCAAGGAAGTTACGGGCGATGGCATAGTTTGGGCTAGAGCAGGTTGGAGTGGTTGTCAGCGTTATCCTATCCATTGGGGTGGCGATGCGGCGGCATCTTGGGATGGCATGGCAGGTTCCTTAAAAGGAGGATTGCATTTAGGTTTGTCGGGTTTCGGTTTTTGGAGTCACGACGTGCCGGGATTTCATGGGGTGCCTAATTTTATGAATTCGGTTATTCCAGACGATTTGTATGTACGTTGGACCCAGTTTGGGGTGTTTACCTCCCATATTCGTTATCATGGTACTTCAAAAAGAGAGCCTTATTACTATCCAAATATAGCTTCAACAATTAGAAAATGGTGGAAATTGCGTTATGCATTATTGCCTTATATTTTACAAGAAAGCGAAAAAACAACATCAACAGGTTTTCCTGTTTTAAGAGCCCTGTTAATGCATCATCCAGAAGACAAGATGTGTTGGCATATAGACGATCAATATTATTTTGGAGATGATTTTTTAGTGGCGCCCGTGATGAATTCCGAAAACAAAAGGGATGTCTATTTGCCACAAGGAAGTTGGGTCAATTTTTTTACTGGTGAAAAAATTGAAGGCAACAAATGGTTGAAAAACATTGAAATTCCTATGGAAGATATGCCAGTTTGGGTGAAAGAAGCAGCTGTAATTCCAGTATATCCCGAAGCAGTAAATTGTACGGACGATATGGACTTAAATAAATCTGTAAACATAAAAATAGATGCAAACTTCAAAGGCATTTGGAAGCATTTGGGCTTTATATAA
- a CDS encoding right-handed parallel beta-helix repeat-containing protein, which translates to MKTETQKNCKLVTFLLCVIMSFSCHAIEIWVSSNGNDYNSGTKEKPLATLNMALRKARDLRRLNDPAIEGGIHIILMDGTFFLDEPVFVRPEDSGTAKSPTIIEAHADTQPVLSGGMQIKNWKKAEAINGLNSGELWVVDAPKKAGNIIDFRQLWVHGKKAVRAKSTSGDKMDRILSWDKISQTCWIPFKDASVTFQPGMEMLVQQWWAIANLRIKDMEVKGDSAKLSFEQPESRIQSEHPWPAPWISKKTGNSPFFLNNALCLLDEPGEWYLDKEKAKIYYYPREGEDMVSAKVMIPVLENLLEIKGTRDAPVQHVYFKGISFEYSNWLRPSQQGHVPLQAGMYLLDAYKLKTPGTPDKAGLENQAWIGRPRAAVEVNYANHIQFQECTFQYLSSTGLDLHKGTSNNLVQGNLFKDIGGSAINAGVFSDEAFETHLPYNPKDEREVCTNETIVDNLITNVANEDWGTVGISVGFVKNITIAHNEISDVSYTGIGLGWGWTKTKNAMEGNKVVANKIHHYGKRLYDTAGIYTLSAQPESRIEENYIYDIYQNPYPHDPYHWFYLYTDEGSSYFNVKNNWVPAEKFLQNANGPDNVWENNNAFVGESIKQKAGIRQPYHYLQKQVVVDANWPLQEIPHFAAIELVGKGFEPSKIKAIAKANGVINAQLYQWKNHMVLYAKLNNIEHLKSELAFVYPKAEIKTYNTPIYNFSKFERCENTKLAAEWEHIVLTANLVENEKLQQEYLNYHKTQFEEWPEVAQGFCNADFQQLQVFKNGRQLMLIISIPKGESLDELNKKTTENNPRVTDWNTLMKKYQTGIKGTKRNETWVFLNKLDNK; encoded by the coding sequence ATGAAAACAGAGACTCAGAAGAACTGTAAGCTAGTGACATTTTTACTATGTGTAATTATGTCTTTTTCGTGCCATGCCATTGAAATATGGGTTAGCAGTAATGGTAATGATTATAATTCTGGTACTAAAGAAAAACCTTTGGCGACTCTTAACATGGCCTTAAGGAAAGCCCGAGACCTACGTCGATTGAATGACCCAGCAATAGAAGGCGGTATTCACATTATTTTAATGGATGGTACTTTTTTTCTAGACGAACCTGTTTTTGTTAGACCAGAAGATTCTGGAACAGCTAAAAGTCCAACAATTATTGAAGCTCATGCCGATACACAACCTGTTTTGAGTGGTGGTATGCAGATTAAAAACTGGAAAAAAGCCGAGGCGATAAATGGCTTAAATTCAGGAGAACTTTGGGTTGTAGATGCACCAAAAAAAGCAGGCAACATTATTGATTTTAGACAATTATGGGTTCATGGTAAAAAAGCGGTAAGAGCAAAAAGTACTTCCGGGGATAAAATGGATAGGATCTTATCTTGGGATAAAATTTCCCAAACCTGTTGGATACCTTTTAAAGATGCATCGGTCACATTTCAACCGGGTATGGAAATGCTTGTACAGCAGTGGTGGGCTATAGCCAATTTACGTATCAAAGACATGGAGGTAAAAGGTGACAGTGCCAAACTTTCCTTTGAACAACCCGAAAGTCGTATTCAAAGCGAACACCCATGGCCAGCACCTTGGATTTCAAAAAAAACAGGTAATTCGCCCTTCTTTTTAAATAATGCTCTGTGTTTGTTAGATGAGCCCGGCGAGTGGTATTTAGATAAAGAAAAAGCGAAAATTTATTATTACCCACGTGAAGGTGAGGACATGGTATCGGCTAAAGTGATGATTCCTGTTTTGGAAAACTTATTGGAAATAAAAGGAACTAGAGATGCGCCCGTACAACATGTTTATTTTAAAGGCATTTCTTTTGAGTATAGTAATTGGTTACGGCCATCACAACAAGGGCATGTGCCACTACAAGCAGGCATGTATTTATTAGATGCCTATAAATTAAAAACGCCCGGGACACCAGATAAAGCTGGATTAGAAAACCAAGCTTGGATTGGCAGGCCAAGAGCAGCTGTAGAGGTTAATTATGCGAACCATATTCAGTTTCAAGAATGTACATTTCAGTATTTGTCTTCTACGGGTTTAGATTTACACAAAGGCACAAGCAACAATTTGGTTCAAGGGAATTTATTTAAAGATATTGGTGGAAGTGCCATTAATGCAGGTGTTTTTTCAGACGAAGCTTTTGAGACGCATTTGCCCTACAATCCAAAAGATGAAAGGGAAGTATGTACCAATGAAACCATTGTAGATAATTTAATAACCAATGTAGCCAATGAAGATTGGGGTACTGTTGGAATAAGTGTCGGTTTTGTTAAAAATATAACCATTGCACATAACGAAATTTCCGATGTGTCATATACAGGCATAGGCTTGGGTTGGGGTTGGACAAAAACCAAAAATGCCATGGAAGGCAATAAGGTTGTTGCCAATAAAATTCATCATTACGGAAAACGTTTGTACGACACAGCAGGCATTTATACGCTATCTGCACAACCTGAAAGCAGGATTGAAGAAAATTACATTTATGATATTTACCAGAATCCTTACCCACACGATCCGTATCACTGGTTTTATTTGTATACCGATGAAGGTTCTTCTTATTTCAATGTAAAAAACAATTGGGTACCTGCCGAAAAATTTCTTCAAAATGCCAATGGACCCGATAATGTTTGGGAAAACAATAATGCTTTTGTAGGTGAATCAATAAAACAAAAGGCAGGCATCAGGCAACCGTATCACTATTTACAAAAACAAGTTGTTGTAGATGCCAATTGGCCCTTACAAGAAATACCACATTTTGCAGCAATAGAATTGGTTGGTAAAGGTTTTGAGCCATCTAAAATTAAAGCAATAGCTAAAGCTAACGGCGTCATTAATGCACAGTTGTACCAATGGAAAAACCACATGGTTTTGTATGCCAAACTTAATAATATAGAACATTTAAAAAGTGAATTGGCATTCGTATATCCCAAGGCTGAAATTAAAACATATAATACGCCAATTTATAATTTCAGCAAATTTGAAAGATGTGAAAATACCAAGTTAGCTGCCGAATGGGAGCATATTGTGCTAACCGCAAATTTGGTTGAAAACGAAAAACTTCAGCAAGAATATTTAAACTATCATAAAACGCAATTTGAAGAATGGCCAGAAGTAGCACAAGGTTTTTGTAATGCCGATTTTCAACAATTACAGGTGTTTAAAAACGGACGCCAATTAATGTTGATTATAAGTATTCCGAAAGGCGAAAGTTTAGATGAACTAAACAAAAAAACAACCGAAAACAATCCGCGTGTAACCGATTGGAATACGCTCATGAAAAAATATCAAACAGGCATTAAAGGAACGAAACGAAATGAAACCTGGGTATTTTTAAATAAGTTGGATAATAAGTAA
- a CDS encoding immunity protein Imm33 domain-containing protein — translation MSKHNNEIDLINEQKRICKKYGTAFVEAPLNSKIGISDNVLEGVQPINGLRHFSNGDTTGWYIWAGEYSDAPDFFKPLHIKHLNELNSLIMPFLGLEPGYRFLIAEGGDYVDVWEDLSLLDVID, via the coding sequence ATGAGTAAACATAATAATGAAATAGATTTAATTAATGAACAAAAGCGTATTTGTAAAAAATATGGAACAGCTTTTGTAGAAGCTCCATTAAATTCAAAAATTGGAATTTCTGATAACGTTTTGGAAGGGGTTCAACCAATAAATGGATTGAGGCATTTTTCTAATGGTGATACCACAGGGTGGTATATATGGGCAGGTGAATATTCTGATGCTCCAGATTTTTTTAAACCATTGCATATAAAGCATTTAAATGAATTAAATTCTCTAATAATGCCTTTTTTAGGTTTAGAACCAGGTTATAGATTTTTAATAGCAGAAGGAGGTGATTATGTAGATGTATGGGAAGACTTGAGTTTATTAGATGTTATTGATTAA
- a CDS encoding toxin-antitoxin system YwqK family antitoxin encodes MKKYLFVWLLGIFINCTNQQKSNVVHSKENEKENTLNIKDSLFFNDEDKIVGVSHFENNIQEGFSLILDEKTNIPKYLVQYTHGKRDKIIIAFDNDGKMKSFRSSDIHNDSQSMKFHKNGVIKEIGNTIKGKANGICYYFDEEGKQISKVLYDNGNIVK; translated from the coding sequence ATGAAAAAGTACTTGTTTGTTTGGTTATTGGGAATATTTATTAATTGTACTAACCAACAAAAAAGTAATGTTGTTCATTCAAAAGAAAATGAAAAGGAAAACACTCTCAACATTAAAGACTCACTTTTTTTTAATGATGAAGATAAAATTGTAGGTGTTTCTCATTTTGAAAATAATATTCAAGAAGGATTTTCTTTAATTCTTGATGAAAAAACAAATATCCCAAAATATTTAGTTCAATATACACACGGAAAAAGAGATAAAATTATAATTGCATTTGATAATGATGGTAAGATGAAATCATTTAGGTCATCAGATATCCATAATGATAGTCAGAGTATGAAATTTCATAAAAATGGGGTTATAAAGGAAATTGGAAACACAATAAAAGGAAAGGCCAATGGAATATGTTATTATTTTGATGAAGAAGGAAAACAAATTAGTAAAGTTTTATATGATAATGGTAACATTGTAAAATAG
- a CDS encoding helix-turn-helix domain-containing protein gives MENSGENELSNKKKKIGNQGIWWHQDNLGPLKHFPFIRQFGSMKFSKVRMDETMLPHLNDGIEIHFVNSGKYKWAVDGNEIELLPDNLSVTAPWQLNGSPTGKMDIGQINWMVIKPEEYDLDTPLKLGSWTKLSDKFQKKIGTMITNENAIVVEKAKVFKKYFIELEKELSNQERGFEIIVHNIIENFFIDLYRHLALREQKIQEEDNFIIKLTQIVTNDLSKKWIIDDLAYMFGMGKTKFTYEVKKHTGYPPNSFIINLKIEKAIDLIKNNDAMSMSDIAYACGFSSLQHFTSTFSQRIGISPGKYKK, from the coding sequence ATGGAAAATTCAGGTGAAAACGAGTTATCAAATAAAAAAAAGAAAATTGGAAACCAAGGTATTTGGTGGCATCAAGATAACTTAGGCCCCTTAAAACACTTCCCTTTCATTAGACAATTTGGTAGCATGAAGTTTTCTAAAGTTAGAATGGACGAAACCATGCTCCCACATTTAAATGATGGTATTGAAATACATTTTGTAAATAGCGGCAAATATAAATGGGCCGTAGACGGCAACGAAATTGAACTTTTACCAGATAATTTATCGGTAACTGCGCCTTGGCAATTAAATGGAAGCCCTACAGGCAAAATGGATATTGGGCAAATAAACTGGATGGTAATAAAACCAGAGGAATACGATTTGGATACGCCTCTTAAACTAGGTTCCTGGACTAAATTATCAGATAAATTCCAAAAAAAAATTGGCACCATGATTACCAATGAAAATGCCATTGTTGTTGAAAAAGCCAAAGTTTTTAAGAAATACTTCATCGAACTTGAAAAAGAGCTATCAAACCAAGAAAGAGGTTTTGAAATAATAGTTCACAACATTATTGAAAACTTTTTTATAGACTTATATAGGCACTTAGCGCTTAGAGAACAAAAAATACAGGAAGAGGATAATTTCATCATCAAATTAACCCAAATTGTTACTAACGACTTAAGCAAAAAGTGGATTATTGATGATTTGGCATATATGTTTGGCATGGGTAAAACCAAGTTTACTTACGAAGTAAAAAAGCATACGGGGTATCCTCCAAATAGCTTTATAATCAACCTAAAAATTGAAAAAGCCATTGATTTAATTAAAAACAATGATGCTATGAGCATGTCCGATATTGCATATGCATGTGGATTTTCATCATTACAACATTTTACTTCTACCTTTTCACAACGTATAGGTATTAGTCCCGGAAAATATAAAAAGTGA
- a CDS encoding RHS repeat domain-containing protein, producing the protein MSTTSTPVLQILEENNYYPFGLRHKGYNSNINGIDHPYGFGGKEEQNEFNNTLQWLDFGARNYDASLGRWMNIDPLAGELSNTNQTPYHFCSNDPINRFDPDGRDDWMITKDNKFVKIKTTNDKFHRIYKLDREGKKVSFYRTDHKLFDGVEDNGWNRVKKENNRKEFLSLLETSKNKDALKDMIARAKEEDFFDAFDILIMSTESLQINPTDRGDPDRYSFGFDLIKSIKEYFEKKDEKEKEKRKKKRLLRNY; encoded by the coding sequence GTGAGTACTACCTCTACGCCTGTATTACAGATACTTGAGGAGAACAATTATTATCCTTTTGGGTTACGTCACAAGGGTTACAATTCTAACATAAATGGAATTGACCATCCATATGGTTTTGGCGGCAAGGAAGAGCAGAATGAGTTCAACAATACGCTTCAGTGGTTGGACTTTGGAGCAAGGAATTATGATGCCAGTTTGGGGAGATGGATGAATATTGACCCATTGGCAGGTGAGTTATCAAATACAAATCAAACACCTTATCATTTTTGCAGTAATGATCCAATAAATAGATTTGACCCTGACGGAAGAGATGATTGGATGATAACTAAAGACAATAAATTTGTTAAAATCAAAACTACAAATGATAAATTTCACAGAATTTATAAATTAGACAGAGAAGGGAAGAAAGTTTCATTCTATAGAACTGATCATAAACTTTTTGACGGAGTTGAAGATAATGGCTGGAATAGAGTAAAGAAAGAGAATAATCGAAAGGAATTTCTATCTCTTTTGGAGACTTCAAAAAACAAGGATGCTCTTAAAGATATGATAGCGAGGGCTAAAGAGGAAGACTTTTTTGATGCTTTTGATATATTGATAATGTCTACAGAATCTCTTCAAATTAATCCGACAGATAGAGGAGATCCAGATCGTTATAGTTTTGGATTTGATTTGATTAAATCAATTAAGGAGTATTTTGAAAAGAAGGATGAAAAAGAAAAAGAAAAAAGGAAAAAGAAAAGGCTACTGAGGAACTATTGA
- a CDS encoding Gfo/Idh/MocA family protein, whose protein sequence is MLNVAILGLGEGRSTMSAALQSEKLKLVKVCDINEKLCKQRAKEFDFWHYTTNYDDLLNDDSIDVIAIYTPDHLHAEHVKQALLHNKHVVCTKPFIDDLTKAKELIEICEQTGKQVFIGQSSRFSEPMKKQRKEFVEGVIGDLITVEAHYHADNRWFLAKEWSLLKSFKWLYGGLSHPVDFIRWYLPDIEEVMGYGMVSDNGTMAGLKNEDTMHFIFKAKDGRVARASGVYSSPTQPTKRDSTLSCILRGTLGASQADYHELRYSVTSKEGEEKIIYWGDEKLKYYYRFEGQTHHAGEYQNYLEYFIDSIEQNFTAYPNVVEGVGTVVLLQAMDRTLKTGKPVKIDDIKLEYGIE, encoded by the coding sequence ATGTTAAATGTAGCAATACTAGGTCTTGGTGAAGGTCGAAGTACCATGTCGGCAGCTCTTCAGAGCGAAAAATTAAAACTTGTTAAGGTTTGTGATATAAATGAAAAACTCTGTAAGCAGCGAGCCAAAGAGTTTGATTTTTGGCACTATACAACAAATTATGACGATTTGTTAAACGATGATTCTATTGATGTTATAGCAATTTATACGCCAGATCATTTGCATGCTGAGCACGTTAAACAAGCTTTATTACATAACAAGCATGTGGTTTGTACGAAGCCTTTTATTGACGATTTAACAAAAGCGAAAGAGTTAATAGAAATATGCGAGCAAACAGGAAAGCAGGTTTTTATAGGGCAAAGCTCTAGGTTTTCCGAGCCAATGAAAAAGCAAAGAAAAGAATTTGTAGAGGGCGTTATTGGCGATTTAATCACAGTTGAAGCACATTACCACGCAGATAATCGTTGGTTTTTGGCAAAAGAATGGTCTTTATTAAAATCTTTTAAGTGGTTGTATGGAGGCTTGAGCCATCCAGTAGATTTTATAAGATGGTATTTACCAGATATAGAAGAAGTCATGGGTTATGGTATGGTAAGTGATAACGGCACTATGGCTGGATTAAAAAACGAAGACACCATGCACTTTATTTTTAAAGCTAAAGATGGCCGTGTTGCAAGAGCCAGTGGCGTGTATTCGTCCCCAACACAGCCAACAAAAAGAGATAGTACGTTAAGCTGTATTTTAAGAGGAACATTGGGAGCTAGTCAAGCAGATTATCATGAATTACGATATTCGGTTACCAGTAAAGAAGGGGAAGAGAAAATCATATACTGGGGCGACGAAAAACTTAAATATTACTACCGGTTTGAAGGACAAACCCATCATGCAGGTGAGTATCAAAACTATTTAGAATACTTTATTGATAGCATTGAGCAAAATTTTACAGCTTACCCAAATGTGGTAGAAGGTGTTGGAACAGTCGTGTTATTGCAAGCCATGGATAGAACGTTAAAAACAGGTAAGCCTGTTAAAATTGACGATATAAAATTGGAATACGGCATAGAATAG